In Spirochaeta isovalerica, one DNA window encodes the following:
- a CDS encoding bacteriohemerythrin — protein MSLLSIILMALLFFSTALSVFLLFRERALLKKVLSDISERRNESEKYPRRVDAALEGYLARYRLRDQAYADARVKANESERGATRLSRNIQKSLIYSSDISMETEANRNIAASLFSNVSEGSAAVEEINASIRSLKDKVNIQTDAVNQTSEAVGEINSSLKEVADLITGRTKDIDNLVDITGEGSEKVQASAEVMQTVESEVTDALSLITVIDEIASQTNLLSMNAAIEAAHAGDSGKGFAVVAEEIRKLAESTAENARNISVTLKKLVENIQSAGELSRESEEAFTRIAEGVSQVSRTFGQINDRTEAITINTQEVVNSTVSLQEISSITSLSMNEMELGATEIEKILSDSKEVAEKLDNSMNELSRNSKDINLISTKIAQAFIKSNEALESMVENILTNQSGKTGSIGRVKMNNMILAHVGWVATTRALIDGSIEPEGLGNLEADTCSLGVWIREHGAQEITDSSKLSNLKTWHNNIHRDVSFIVDSVKQGNRKDLEKTFRGIQDTSYKIIEILTTLGYNENLVWDESISVKVELFDNHHKKLIELINKLFLSMEKGEGTSPLLTILDELVQYTEYHFSAEEKAFEKYNYPEIDAHKKQHRSFVAKAKELQKGMREGSAVLSNEVLDFLQDWVVNHIMKVDSQYSAFLSGKNIS, from the coding sequence ATGAGTTTATTATCAATCATTCTTATGGCATTGCTGTTTTTCTCTACAGCGCTGTCTGTTTTTTTACTATTCAGAGAAAGAGCTCTTCTGAAAAAAGTCCTGAGTGATATATCCGAAAGAAGAAATGAATCGGAAAAGTATCCGAGGAGGGTCGATGCGGCTCTGGAGGGGTATCTGGCCCGGTATAGATTGAGAGATCAGGCTTACGCCGATGCCCGGGTCAAAGCCAATGAAAGCGAGCGCGGCGCAACCCGGCTGTCCAGGAATATTCAGAAATCTCTCATTTACAGTTCCGATATCAGTATGGAAACCGAAGCGAACCGCAATATCGCCGCATCTCTGTTTTCCAATGTTAGCGAGGGATCGGCAGCCGTAGAAGAAATCAACGCATCGATAAGAAGCCTCAAAGATAAAGTGAATATCCAGACTGATGCGGTTAATCAGACTTCGGAAGCCGTCGGTGAGATAAACAGTTCTCTGAAAGAAGTGGCCGATCTGATTACGGGAAGAACAAAGGATATTGATAATCTGGTTGACATTACAGGCGAAGGAAGCGAAAAAGTCCAGGCTTCGGCAGAAGTTATGCAGACTGTAGAGAGCGAAGTAACCGACGCTTTATCGCTTATAACTGTCATTGATGAGATTGCTTCACAGACCAATCTGCTTTCCATGAATGCGGCGATAGAAGCCGCTCATGCCGGCGATTCGGGAAAAGGCTTTGCCGTTGTTGCAGAAGAAATCCGAAAACTGGCTGAATCGACTGCGGAAAACGCCAGAAACATATCGGTCACTTTAAAAAAACTGGTTGAGAATATTCAGAGCGCCGGTGAACTGAGCCGTGAAAGCGAGGAAGCTTTTACGAGAATAGCCGAAGGGGTTTCCCAGGTTTCCCGGACTTTCGGTCAGATTAACGATAGAACGGAAGCCATTACCATAAATACTCAGGAAGTGGTCAATTCAACAGTCTCTCTGCAGGAAATTTCATCCATCACCTCTCTCAGTATGAATGAGATGGAACTGGGAGCGACAGAAATTGAAAAGATTCTCTCCGATTCCAAGGAAGTGGCGGAAAAGCTGGACAACAGCATGAATGAGCTTAGCCGCAATTCGAAGGACATCAATCTCATTTCCACCAAAATAGCCCAGGCTTTTATCAAGTCCAATGAAGCACTGGAATCGATGGTTGAAAATATCCTGACCAATCAATCCGGTAAAACCGGTTCCATAGGCCGCGTAAAAATGAATAACATGATTCTGGCTCATGTGGGCTGGGTCGCTACGACACGTGCTTTGATAGACGGATCAATCGAGCCTGAGGGTCTCGGAAATCTCGAAGCTGACACCTGCAGCCTGGGGGTGTGGATCAGAGAACATGGAGCCCAGGAAATCACCGATTCTTCCAAACTGTCGAATCTCAAAACATGGCACAATAACATTCATAGAGATGTTTCCTTTATTGTGGATTCTGTTAAGCAGGGTAATAGAAAGGATCTGGAAAAGACTTTCAGGGGCATTCAGGATACATCCTATAAAATCATTGAGATTCTCACAACTCTGGGCTATAACGAGAATCTGGTATGGGATGAGTCGATCAGCGTAAAAGTGGAACTTTTTGACAACCACCATAAGAAGCTGATAGAACTGATTAATAAACTCTTTCTGTCAATGGAAAAAGGGGAGGGCACTTCACCTCTTCTGACTATCCTCGACGAACTGGTTCAGTATACGGAATACCACTTCTCCGCAGAGGAAAAAGCCTTTGAGAAATATAACTATCCCGAAATCGATGCTCATAAAAAGCAGCACAGAAGTTTCGTTGCCAAAGCAAAGGAGCTCCAGAAGGGTATGCGCGAAGGCAGCGCCGTCCTGTCGAATGAAGTTCTCGACTTCCTCCAGGACTGGGTTGTCAATCATATTATGAAAGTCGATTCCCAGTATTCCGCTTTCCTGTCCGGTAAAAATATTTCCTGA
- a CDS encoding ATP-binding cassette domain-containing protein, protein MSESVLSVQHLSFSYINQEKILFSDTTISFPGGWTAVAGPNGSGKSTLLQILGGRITPDKGEMKKLLIAIALEKDIPHKSILLLDEPVNHLDAESCSVLEEALFDYPGAVILVSHNREFLQSQIMKHWHLEKLMDNSHCSNNS, encoded by the coding sequence ATGTCAGAATCAGTTCTATCGGTACAACATCTTTCTTTCAGTTATATCAATCAGGAAAAAATACTATTTTCAGATACGACAATCTCATTCCCCGGCGGCTGGACAGCTGTCGCCGGCCCCAACGGTTCCGGGAAAAGCACGCTTCTCCAGATTCTGGGAGGCCGCATAACTCCCGACAAAGGAGAAATGAAAAAACTGCTCATAGCCATAGCCCTTGAAAAGGATATCCCTCACAAATCCATTCTGCTGCTCGATGAACCGGTCAACCATCTCGATGCTGAAAGCTGTTCGGTACTGGAAGAGGCTCTCTTTGACTATCCCGGTGCTGTTATTCTTGTCTCCCACAACAGGGAATTCCTGCAGAGTCAGATAATGAAACACTGGCACTTGGAAAAACTGATGGATAATTCGCATTGCAGTAATAATTCTTAA
- a CDS encoding Gfo/Idh/MocA family protein, producing MNKIKLAIIGCGIITKEAHLPALKRLTDRMEVAAVCNRTASKAEDIAEELGLDHSAVWTDWKKMISELKDLDAVLIALPITMNYEVSRACCQAGLAVLCEKPAAMTAREAEETATFSTQFGVTYMTAENFHYDRGFLKAAELVKAGKIGNVHSMSWNVLSWMEVDNKYNKTEWRAHNEYPGGYVLDGGVHFVHALQMIGGPVESVFAHTASVDGRLGTMDTAMSLIRHKSGCVSSLNMGWRSASDDGALRIFGDKGSLIMGRGNVKELKPDGTEELHTFEEESSFYLQWSAFLDALEGKKEGLIPERMPADDVKTVLAMIESEKNGMAVTINS from the coding sequence ATGAATAAAATCAAACTGGCCATAATTGGATGCGGAATTATAACCAAAGAAGCTCATCTGCCGGCATTAAAGCGGCTGACAGACAGGATGGAAGTCGCAGCGGTCTGCAACCGAACGGCCTCCAAAGCCGAAGATATAGCAGAGGAACTGGGTCTGGACCATTCGGCGGTCTGGACGGACTGGAAGAAAATGATCAGCGAATTGAAAGATCTCGATGCCGTTCTCATAGCCCTTCCCATAACGATGAATTATGAAGTGAGCCGGGCCTGCTGCCAGGCGGGACTAGCGGTTCTGTGCGAAAAACCCGCGGCCATGACCGCCCGGGAAGCCGAGGAAACTGCAACCTTCTCTACGCAATTCGGCGTCACCTATATGACAGCGGAAAACTTCCATTACGACAGAGGCTTTCTCAAAGCGGCAGAACTGGTCAAAGCCGGAAAAATCGGAAATGTCCATTCCATGAGCTGGAATGTTCTATCCTGGATGGAAGTGGATAACAAATATAATAAAACTGAATGGAGAGCCCACAACGAATACCCCGGCGGGTACGTTCTCGACGGCGGCGTTCATTTCGTACACGCCCTGCAGATGATCGGAGGACCGGTAGAATCGGTTTTCGCCCATACGGCTTCCGTTGACGGAAGACTGGGGACAATGGATACAGCCATGTCTCTGATCAGACATAAATCGGGATGCGTCAGCTCACTGAACATGGGTTGGCGGTCCGCCTCGGATGACGGGGCTCTGAGAATTTTCGGAGACAAAGGAAGCCTGATAATGGGCCGGGGAAATGTCAAGGAGCTGAAACCTGACGGGACGGAAGAATTGCACACATTTGAAGAGGAGAGCAGTTTCTACCTTCAGTGGAGTGCATTTCTCGATGCTCTGGAAGGAAAAAAGGAAGGTCTGATCCCTGAAAGAATGCCTGCTGATGATGTAAAAACCGTTCTGGCAATGATCGAATCAGAAAAAAACGGTATGGCAGTTACAATAAACAGCTGA
- a CDS encoding MFS transporter, whose protein sequence is MSHDARHLKTYGVSYFFIFGALAAVFPFYPLLLQHKGFNPSQIGYIMGAYDLISMSGLLIMGFLYDRIGAPKRTITAIILISAVILLSLTLTSFPPVVILLTIVLGFFIKSPSSLLDAHFGQALPDHNDSYGRTRLGGSLGFMLMALLIQVTGAVSGSQPVSVFAGYGITMIFTIAVLFFLPVAKPHETQESGAEKKSGFLSSIKTFPRLYWIGLLIGFLNSLALSGHYTFFSLMLKNRFGMENVSGFWAIGPFFEIPMFFFSTILLKKIRLRTLWSFSMLAGTTRMLFYAHSTTLLPLYIIQISHSFSFGINHFCMINLINRKTPASERGLAMSIFTAVGMGLSLFAGGIIGGTILKFGDFALLFQVFSLFPLAAIAINFIFLPKEVRS, encoded by the coding sequence ATGAGCCATGATGCCCGACATCTGAAAACTTACGGGGTCTCTTATTTCTTTATTTTCGGTGCTCTGGCAGCGGTTTTCCCCTTTTACCCGCTTCTGCTTCAGCATAAGGGTTTTAATCCCTCCCAGATCGGTTACATAATGGGAGCCTATGACCTTATAAGCATGAGCGGGCTTTTGATCATGGGTTTTCTCTACGACAGGATCGGCGCACCGAAACGAACCATTACAGCTATAATCCTCATCAGCGCGGTTATCCTGCTCTCTCTGACTCTGACATCATTTCCTCCGGTGGTCATATTGCTAACCATTGTACTGGGGTTCTTTATTAAATCCCCCTCGTCTCTGCTCGATGCCCATTTCGGTCAGGCGCTTCCTGATCACAATGATTCCTACGGCAGAACCAGGCTGGGCGGGAGTCTTGGTTTTATGCTGATGGCTCTGCTTATCCAGGTTACCGGTGCAGTAAGCGGTTCACAGCCGGTATCGGTTTTTGCCGGCTACGGCATCACAATGATATTCACAATAGCGGTTCTTTTTTTCCTTCCCGTTGCTAAACCCCATGAAACACAGGAAAGCGGAGCGGAGAAGAAAAGCGGCTTTCTCAGCAGCATAAAAACCTTTCCCCGCCTATACTGGATCGGTCTGCTGATCGGCTTTCTCAATTCCCTGGCCCTTTCGGGGCATTACACGTTTTTCTCTCTTATGCTGAAAAACCGCTTCGGAATGGAGAATGTAAGCGGATTCTGGGCTATAGGCCCGTTCTTTGAAATCCCCATGTTTTTCTTCTCAACAATCCTGCTGAAGAAAATCAGACTGAGGACTCTCTGGTCTTTCAGCATGCTGGCCGGCACCACACGGATGCTGTTCTATGCCCACTCGACCACACTTCTTCCTCTCTACATCATCCAGATCAGCCATAGCTTCTCTTTCGGGATCAATCATTTCTGCATGATAAATCTTATAAACCGGAAAACACCGGCTTCAGAGAGAGGGCTGGCCATGTCGATTTTTACTGCTGTAGGAATGGGTCTATCCCTCTTCGCAGGAGGAATTATCGGAGGCACAATACTGAAATTCGGAGATTTTGCCCTACTCTTTCAAGTCTTTTCACTCTTTCCTCTTGCGGCCATCGCCATCAACTTTATTTTTCTGCCGAAGGAAGTTCGATCCTGA
- a CDS encoding two-component system sensor histidine kinase NtrB — protein sequence MPGLFIVMLSMLSGASFMLALLNGISAVKERPVKLDALMLTISSLGVMVYSLSNTRLYSARNAAEFMQFNRIDMFCSAIIIISLYIFIKRYTHLGSRIFQVILIGFFSIVPFIRLLSETTLTYTAVRGIRYTELLWGEKLSLIDADISPFGIFYFIFALVVLFYMTSIAGRYFIAQKTHTSLFLFIGTFLLTLTAVNDIVVDSFNLHWIYLMEFGYTGMLLFMTVIFYYDLLTVAKIRQSLIISRMREEETKSELNIKEQDYREIFNSSMDAIIVLDIQSEQVLDVNDSMLTIFECSRQDVLGGTMEKFHSRSSDYNKARFSNYLREAKEKGHVLFEWLSLKKSGDLFWTEIHLKYSDPGTTGKIIAVVHDISERKATQEVLIQSEKMMSLGGLAAGMAHEINNPLAGIIQTSNVLQNRLIDKIDSPVNRKAADESGIDIEKIRVYMESRNIQSMLSSIRDSGKRITDIVNNMLSFSRKSEGKAEETSIESLIERTLYIISSDYDLKKNYDFRSIALIRDFGEVPDLCCVVSEIQQVLINIFRNGAQAMHAGKTESPTFTIRTSFEKNRGMIILEIEDNGPGMPEEVRKRIFEPFYTTKSEGVGTGLGLSVSYYIIKGNHKGDMTVRSEPGSGTTFRIELPSAEK from the coding sequence TTGCCCGGTTTGTTTATTGTCATGCTTTCCATGCTCAGCGGCGCCAGTTTTATGCTGGCTCTTTTAAATGGAATCAGTGCAGTCAAGGAGCGTCCCGTCAAACTCGACGCGCTTATGCTCACCATCTCATCCCTGGGCGTTATGGTTTATTCCCTCTCCAATACAAGGCTCTATTCAGCCCGAAACGCCGCTGAATTTATGCAATTCAACCGGATAGATATGTTCTGCTCCGCGATTATTATCATCAGCCTTTATATTTTTATTAAACGTTATACCCATCTGGGAAGCCGGATTTTCCAAGTGATTCTTATCGGATTTTTCTCCATTGTCCCCTTCATCCGCCTTCTCTCCGAGACTACGTTGACATATACGGCAGTCAGGGGAATCCGGTACACCGAGCTTCTCTGGGGAGAAAAGCTAAGCCTTATTGATGCGGATATTTCTCCCTTCGGAATTTTTTATTTCATTTTCGCTCTAGTGGTTCTTTTTTATATGACAAGCATAGCTGGACGGTATTTCATTGCTCAAAAAACGCATACATCCCTTTTTCTTTTTATCGGGACATTTCTGCTCACTCTGACGGCAGTCAACGATATAGTTGTCGATTCCTTTAATCTCCATTGGATCTATCTTATGGAATTCGGATACACCGGGATGCTGCTCTTTATGACTGTCATTTTCTATTACGATTTATTAACCGTGGCAAAAATCCGCCAATCCCTTATCATCAGCCGGATGAGGGAAGAGGAAACTAAATCGGAGCTGAATATAAAGGAACAGGACTACCGGGAAATCTTCAATTCCAGTATGGATGCCATTATAGTCCTTGATATTCAGTCGGAACAGGTTCTGGATGTCAATGATTCCATGCTCACTATATTTGAATGCAGCCGCCAAGATGTGCTGGGCGGGACTATGGAGAAGTTTCACAGCCGGAGTTCCGATTATAACAAGGCGCGGTTCAGCAATTATCTTCGGGAGGCTAAAGAGAAGGGGCATGTTTTATTCGAGTGGCTCTCTCTTAAAAAGAGCGGAGATCTGTTCTGGACGGAGATTCATCTGAAGTATTCTGACCCTGGAACAACAGGGAAAATTATTGCCGTTGTCCACGATATCTCCGAAAGGAAAGCGACGCAGGAAGTGCTCATCCAAAGTGAGAAAATGATGTCCCTCGGAGGTTTGGCTGCAGGAATGGCTCATGAGATCAACAATCCTCTGGCTGGTATAATTCAAACATCAAATGTGCTTCAGAACCGCCTGATTGATAAAATCGATTCGCCGGTAAACCGGAAAGCGGCGGATGAGTCGGGAATCGATATAGAAAAAATCAGAGTCTACATGGAAAGCAGAAATATCCAATCCATGTTATCGTCCATAAGAGATTCTGGAAAGCGGATAACCGATATAGTCAATAATATGCTCAGCTTTTCCCGCAAGAGTGAAGGGAAGGCTGAGGAGACGTCTATTGAATCGCTTATTGAAAGAACGCTTTATATTATCAGTTCCGATTATGATCTGAAAAAAAATTACGACTTCCGGTCCATTGCTCTTATCCGTGATTTCGGTGAGGTTCCTGATTTGTGTTGTGTTGTTTCGGAGATCCAGCAGGTGCTGATCAATATATTCCGCAACGGGGCTCAGGCAATGCACGCAGGCAAAACCGAATCTCCGACTTTTACCATCAGGACTTCTTTTGAAAAAAACAGGGGAATGATAATCCTTGAGATTGAAGATAACGGCCCGGGAATGCCGGAAGAGGTGAGAAAGCGGATCTTCGAACCATTCTATACGACAAAAAGTGAAGGCGTCGGCACAGGTCTCGGATTGAGCGTCTCCTATTATATAATCAAGGGTAACCACAAAGGAGATATGACGGTCCGTTCCGAACCGGGCAGCGGTACGACTTTCAGGATCGAACTTCCTTCGGCAGAAAAATAA
- a CDS encoding DUF4180 domain-containing protein, which yields MEKTAQYYESTEILKDNGDFLDLIGNAGYRNASGVLIHSVHLPDAFFDLKSGLAGEFLQKLSNYSVRAAIVLEDSHLNHPRFREMVLEANKGGNIAYFTDAGAAGDWLDK from the coding sequence ATGGAAAAAACAGCACAGTATTACGAATCGACGGAGATCTTGAAAGACAACGGTGATTTCCTCGATCTCATCGGGAATGCCGGATACAGAAATGCTTCGGGAGTATTAATCCATTCGGTTCATCTCCCCGATGCATTCTTTGATCTGAAAAGCGGACTGGCGGGAGAATTTCTTCAGAAGCTTTCCAATTATTCGGTTCGGGCGGCAATCGTTCTTGAAGATTCCCATCTGAATCATCCCCGGTTCCGGGAAATGGTTCTGGAAGCGAACAAAGGCGGCAATATCGCCTACTTTACAGATGCCGGAGCTGCGGGAGACTGGCTGGATAAATAA
- a CDS encoding excisionase family DNA-binding protein: MDDSFYSVESAAEKLDVHSRTVLRFIRDGKLKAVKVGRQWRIRREDLQALTGEPEKEQQASASSVIDLPVSGREEAYRYETLVMAALNSRGNRGKESNHRVDCLYNSEEQTVRFVLWGSISFMKDFFTLIDRY, from the coding sequence GTGGACGATTCTTTTTATTCCGTTGAATCGGCTGCGGAGAAGCTCGATGTTCACAGCAGAACGGTTCTCCGCTTTATCCGTGACGGGAAACTGAAAGCGGTGAAGGTGGGACGGCAATGGCGTATCCGGAGGGAAGACCTGCAGGCTTTAACCGGAGAACCGGAAAAGGAGCAGCAGGCTTCAGCTTCATCTGTTATCGATCTACCCGTTTCCGGCAGGGAGGAAGCCTACCGCTATGAAACACTAGTCATGGCAGCGCTCAACAGCAGGGGAAACCGCGGGAAAGAATCGAATCACAGAGTTGACTGTCTCTATAACAGTGAGGAACAGACCGTCAGGTTTGTTCTCTGGGGAAGCATCTCCTTTATGAAGGATTTCTTCACCCTGATAGATAGATACTGA
- a CDS encoding efflux RND transporter permease subunit, whose amino-acid sequence MRKILNFFTENAVLANWIMLIILMAGVFGLYNMKMRIWPKMELNYINIDVPYPGASALEVEEGVITKIEENLKGMEGLEGVYSSSMDGYGNIFLIISSSQPMAKSIDKVRNIVSSVGNYPSGAETPVVYQETSWNRAMLITIYGPEDVSALKNVVQEFEDDLLRSGKISQINSWGLPSRHIYVEVLPESLRRYGLTINDISRAIGSANLNISSGAIVTDQERILIRTYSKQYEAGEIGNIPVYSAIDGTKVLLREICTVEEKWPDNVFYTEVNGQTAVGLNIMYNNNEDVIEIAEAVDAKIEEYNEKYEGLVTFEPFIRDVDEIETRLGTLTKNGLIGLVLVVLILGIFLNIRLSLWVALGIPISFAGLMFVIWTMGITINEMSLFGMIMVIGILVDDGIVIGESIFYQWEKGGKSAMRAAIDGTLDVIQPVFVSIITTMIAFAPYFFMYGEMGGYVWQIGTVVVICLGFSLIEAAIILPVHLAHSKSMSPDQKRHYLREKMNNGIVHFIHNIYGPFLRFCLKYKWAVMSFMVAVILTLAGAFMGNHVKAVFFPEVEMPYAVINLEIPSGTSASISDRIRDDVIDRSLAFAEEYAMPDKGYDNGIVNYVSWSNGSTISIFLTLIPNEVRNFTVKDFSDQLSQNLGFFPEVESITVGGESAFGGNPISVRFLSLDYDQLIKAAELFKEELKGIDGVKDIQDDTPLGDREFVISLKPKGEALGLNLMDVTSQLRQGFYGQDVMTLQKGRDEVKIIVQFPREARKSISQIEDLPIMTPTGAYVPFKEIATYTIERGIKNIRHENGYRSIRVFANLDDSRNDLNVVLADINDDVIPRVLSQVEGVSKSFSGQSEEVSKMINSMVFSMAMAVIIMFTILLFQMKSFAEAGLVMTLIPLGFMGSIIGHYIVGIPVSFISFLGSIALAGIIVNDSVVFIDKYNKLYKEEGLPVEEAIYQAGIQRFRPIIMTTLTTAIGLGPLIFQKSIGGQFLIPMAVSVAFGLLFGTTITLLMLPSALYIIDDFKKMRERRRDKRTDKQYLPDFEAEKNPDPLPV is encoded by the coding sequence ATGAGAAAGATTCTTAATTTTTTTACGGAAAACGCCGTTCTGGCCAACTGGATTATGCTTATAATCCTCATGGCGGGAGTCTTCGGCCTCTACAACATGAAAATGCGAATCTGGCCGAAAATGGAGCTCAACTATATCAATATCGATGTTCCCTATCCCGGAGCTTCGGCTCTGGAAGTGGAAGAGGGCGTAATTACGAAGATCGAGGAAAACCTGAAAGGGATGGAGGGGCTGGAAGGCGTTTACTCCAGTTCCATGGACGGCTACGGGAATATCTTCCTGATCATATCATCGTCCCAGCCTATGGCCAAATCGATCGACAAAGTGAGAAACATCGTCAGTTCCGTGGGTAATTATCCTTCCGGGGCTGAAACGCCTGTCGTCTATCAGGAAACGTCCTGGAACAGGGCTATGCTTATTACCATATACGGCCCCGAAGATGTGAGCGCTTTGAAGAATGTTGTTCAGGAATTTGAAGATGATCTGCTGCGGTCCGGTAAAATCTCCCAGATCAACAGCTGGGGCCTGCCTTCCCGTCATATCTATGTGGAGGTTCTTCCCGAATCGCTCCGCCGATACGGCTTGACTATAAATGATATCTCAAGGGCCATCGGAAGCGCCAATCTCAACATATCCTCCGGAGCCATTGTAACTGACCAGGAGAGGATTCTCATCCGAACCTACAGCAAGCAATACGAAGCCGGTGAAATCGGAAACATCCCCGTCTATTCGGCTATCGACGGAACGAAAGTACTGCTGCGGGAAATCTGTACAGTGGAAGAGAAGTGGCCCGACAATGTCTTCTATACGGAAGTTAACGGACAGACCGCCGTAGGCCTCAACATCATGTACAACAACAATGAGGACGTAATCGAAATCGCCGAAGCCGTCGACGCCAAGATCGAAGAATACAATGAAAAGTATGAGGGGCTTGTCACTTTCGAACCCTTTATTCGCGATGTTGATGAAATTGAAACCAGGCTGGGAACTCTTACCAAAAACGGACTGATCGGCCTCGTCCTTGTCGTTCTGATACTGGGGATCTTTCTGAATATCAGGCTGTCACTCTGGGTGGCGCTCGGCATACCCATCTCCTTTGCGGGCCTTATGTTCGTCATCTGGACTATGGGAATCACCATCAACGAGATGTCCCTCTTCGGCATGATCATGGTCATCGGCATACTTGTCGACGACGGGATCGTTATCGGCGAGAGCATTTTCTACCAGTGGGAAAAAGGAGGCAAGTCGGCCATGAGAGCTGCTATCGACGGAACTCTCGACGTAATCCAACCAGTGTTCGTCTCCATCATTACCACTATGATCGCCTTCGCCCCCTATTTCTTTATGTACGGTGAGATGGGAGGATATGTCTGGCAGATCGGAACGGTCGTGGTAATCTGCCTTGGATTTTCCCTGATAGAAGCGGCCATTATTCTGCCAGTCCATCTGGCCCATTCCAAATCGATGAGTCCCGATCAGAAGCGGCACTATCTGAGAGAGAAAATGAATAACGGTATCGTGCATTTCATTCATAATATCTACGGTCCCTTTCTCCGGTTCTGCCTGAAATACAAATGGGCCGTCATGTCTTTTATGGTGGCGGTCATTCTCACACTGGCCGGCGCTTTTATGGGCAATCATGTTAAAGCGGTCTTTTTTCCCGAGGTTGAAATGCCCTATGCGGTCATCAATCTGGAAATACCTTCCGGCACATCGGCATCAATTTCTGACCGGATCCGCGATGACGTTATCGACCGTTCCCTGGCCTTCGCCGAAGAGTACGCTATGCCTGATAAGGGATATGACAACGGAATCGTCAATTACGTTTCCTGGAGCAACGGAAGCACTATCAGCATATTCCTCACGCTTATTCCCAATGAGGTGCGGAATTTTACGGTCAAGGATTTCTCCGACCAACTTTCCCAGAACCTCGGCTTTTTCCCCGAAGTGGAGAGCATAACCGTCGGAGGGGAATCGGCATTCGGAGGCAACCCCATATCGGTCCGCTTCCTCAGTCTCGATTACGATCAGCTGATCAAAGCCGCTGAGCTGTTCAAGGAGGAACTGAAGGGGATAGACGGAGTCAAGGATATACAGGACGACACGCCTCTCGGCGACCGGGAATTCGTCATCTCCCTCAAGCCGAAAGGAGAGGCTCTGGGTCTCAATCTTATGGATGTCACCTCCCAGCTCCGACAGGGGTTTTACGGGCAGGATGTCATGACCCTCCAGAAAGGGCGGGACGAAGTGAAGATCATCGTTCAGTTCCCCCGGGAAGCGCGAAAATCGATCAGCCAGATCGAGGACCTGCCCATTATGACTCCAACAGGTGCTTATGTTCCTTTTAAGGAAATTGCGACCTACACAATAGAAAGAGGCATAAAAAATATCCGCCATGAAAACGGATACCGGTCCATCAGAGTTTTTGCCAATCTCGATGACAGCAGGAATGATTTGAACGTTGTTCTGGCCGATATCAACGATGACGTGATCCCCCGGGTTCTGTCCCAGGTGGAAGGCGTATCCAAATCGTTCAGCGGACAGTCGGAAGAAGTGAGCAAAATGATCAACTCCATGGTGTTCAGTATGGCCATGGCTGTTATTATCATGTTTACCATCCTTCTGTTTCAGATGAAATCCTTCGCCGAAGCCGGACTGGTTATGACCCTTATTCCGCTGGGATTTATGGGATCGATTATCGGCCATTACATTGTCGGCATTCCCGTCTCCTTTATCAGCTTTCTGGGAAGCATCGCCCTGGCCGGGATTATCGTCAACGATTCGGTTGTGTTCATTGATAAATATAACAAACTCTACAAGGAAGAGGGGCTTCCGGTTGAAGAAGCCATCTACCAGGCGGGAATTCAGAGATTCCGGCCTATAATTATGACGACCCTTACAACCGCTATAGGACTGGGACCTCTGATTTTCCAGAAAAGCATCGGCGGGCAGTTTCTCATTCCCATGGCTGTCTCTGTCGCCTTCGGCCTGCTCTTCGGAACAACAATCACCCTGCTGATGCTGCCTTCGGCTCTCTATATCATTGACGATTTTAAAAAGATGAGAGAGCGGAGACGGGACAAGCGCACTGATAAGCAGTATCTTCCCGATTTTGAAGCGGAAAAGAATCCAGACCCGCTTCCGGTTTAG